AATTCTTCCCATTCCGATAATTTCATTACACTCTCTAACGGTAACTGAAAAAATTGAATTTTGGATTGATGTTTCAGCAACATCAAAATTCATATAATCTTCCCATCCCACACTCGAACATAAATAGATATATTCATCCAATGTTGGTTTTGTATTATTTAAAACTTCATATTTTCCTGCCATAAACTGTCCTCCAAAAAATCCAACGTTATTTACTCTTATTTACTCATTAAATATAGAATTTAAATACTAGAAATAAAGTAAAATTTACATTACCTTCTACATTTCTATCCGTTAATTCCGTCTTATTCAAGAATGGCGCCCTGATAATTGAATAACCAGAAAAATGATTATAATAATTCTTTAAGTTTTCTACAAACCTCGTTAATTACAATAGTTGTAGTATCAATATTAAAATCAGACCTTACTTCGAATAAGAAAAACATAGGGAGATTTAGTCTTCCTATGTTTCCATTCATATTATTTATCTGTTAGTTTTTGCTTCTTTTTCAAATACTCCGCACGTATTTTTTCAAGTTGCTGCTTTTTATCAAATTTAGCAGGTGTCTGTTTTTCATGAAACTTTGCCACAGCTACTTTACCTTTGTTATCCAATTGATACTTCCCCACTTTGTTCACCTACTTCTATTGTTCTAAAAAAATCTATTCAACAAATATAATACCTTATTTTAATGAAGTAAACCGCCTTTTTTATCAACTGGAGAATGATATACCCTTGTTGATTGGAGTGGAAGGCGCGAAGACGCCCGCAGGCAAGCGAAGCGCCTGGAACGGAAATCAACATGTTTTCTAATTCATAAAAAAAGGAGTGTGATGTACACTCCGTTCTATGAATCATTATGAAAATAACTTTTTGTATTCTCCATAACCCTCTTGTTCAATTTGGCTCACAGGGATGAATCTTAGGGCAGCAGAGTTAATGCAATACCTTAAACCGCCTTTGTCTACAGGACCGTCCTCAAACACATGACCAAGATGCGAATCTCCCTCTTTGCTTCTAACTTCCGTCCGTACCATTCTGTGACTTACATCCATCTCTTCTTTTACTTGTTCTTTGTTTATCGGCTTGGTAAAGCTTGGCCAACCGCAACCCGCATCATATTTATCAAGAGAAGAGAATAATGGCTCCCCTGAAACTATGTCAACGTAGATTCCTTCTTCTGTATGATTCCAGAACTCATTTTTAAAAGGTGGTTCCGTGCCGTTATTCTGTGTAACCTCATACTGCATAGGGGTTAGCTTCTTTTTCAAGTCTTCACTTTTATCTTTTTTCCAATGGTCTTTAATAAATGCCGCCCTCCCAGATCCTGCTTGATACATCTTGTAGCGGAAAGGATTTTTCTTGTAATAATCTTGGTGATACTCTTCCGCTGCATAGAATGGTTTGGCAGGAAGTATTTCTGTTACGATTGGATCTTTAAATCTCTCACTTTGGTTTAAGTCTTGCTTGGATTTTTCTGCGATTTCTTTTTGTTCATTGGAATGATAGAAAATGGCGGTACGATACGAATCTCCACGGTCGTGGAATTGGCCACCTGCATCTGTGGGATCAATTTGGCTCCAGAAAACGTCTAGTAATTTTTCATACGGGAATATTTCAGGATTGAACGTAATTTGTACCGCTTCATAATGGCCTGTCGTCTCCGAACAAACCTCTTTATAAGTAGGATTTTCTTTATGTCCACCTGTGTAGCCCGAGACTACTTCTTCTATTCCATCCTGTTCGTCAAAAGGTTTAACCATACACCAAAAGCAACCTCCGGCAAACGTTGCTTTCTCTAATTTATTCATCATGTAGTACCCACCTTTTTATAAAATATATTTACGTGAATTATAGCAATATCAGTGAGGATTTCCTAATGGAATGCTCGGATTACAGAAAGATAATAGGTATGGTAAAATGAGGTTACATAATTCAGGAGGTACCGTTTATGAGCAAAAAAGTTGAAGTTTATATATTAGCAGGGTTTCTTGGGAGTGGGAAGACTACCCTTTTGACTCAAATGCTGCAACAGGAACAAGCGGAAAATAGAAAAGTGGCGGTGGTAATGAACGAGCTTGGCAAAGTCTCCATCGATTCCGATTCCATACCGGACGAAACCCCACTGTCTGAATTATTTGACGGCTGTATATGTTGTACGATTCAGGAAAAATTGGAATCCACTATGCAGGGGCTTTTACTAGATAAAGATTTGGATGCCATTTACATAGAGACGACAGGTGCGGCACACCCAATAGAAGTGCTGGACACAGTTCTTTCCCCTATTTTCGCTAACAAATTTTCTGAAGCTCGTATAATCACCCTTTTAGATGTCTTGCGATGGAAAGATCGTGACAACCTTTCTATTCAAGTAAAACAGTTGATAAGAGAACAAGTGAAACATGCAGATATGCTTATTTTAAATAAGACGGATTTAGTAAGTGAATCAGAAGTTTCGAACATTGTGTTTGAATTACAATCCATCAATCCACATGCTTCCACACTGCTAACTACCTATGCTAAAATTCCGGAAAACAGCTGGAAGCGAACGAAACAGATAGAAAAAGGAAGTCATTCTAGTGCACATGTGAAGGATTCTCTTCATTTGAAAACATTCGTGTATCAATTTTCCAATAAAATAGACTTAGATGAGTTTGAAGACTGGCTTAGAAACCTACCTGACTCCGTTTACCGCATCAAAGGGTATCTTACTTTCGATCATTCAAACAGTATTTATTTGTTTCAATATTCTTATGGCACTCCACTGTATTTAAAAGAGTTGGTTAAAGTTCCATTGAATCTTGTCATTATTGGTGAAAACTTGGACGTAGAGTTATTAAAGGAACAATTACAGTCCTTAGATAAAAATAAGCAATAATCGAAAGTGCTGTGTAAATCGTGAAGGTTTGCACAGCACTTTTGATGTTTATTCAATCATGAATGCCATTAACTTGAATATGTTAATTAGTAATGAGGATTATACTGTATTTGTGAAAAGAGGGATGACATGATTGTCATAAACGGAGAATCAATTACAGAAAGTACTCTTTCTAATCTAGAAGGTCTTGAAAAGACCATTTTTCAACGCTTACTTAATGATTCAGAGGTATATTCTTATGATTCTATGGAGGAATTAAGATTTGAGATAGCCTTACGGAATAATATTGTAGCAAGTGCCGCATTAATGGCACAAGGAGAAGCACGCTTTGAAACGTTTGCTGGTTCACAAGGCAACCCTGCTTATTGGAATATAACGGAGACTGGCGGCTTTTTATTACGAGAAGATGTCAATCCATCAGATGCCATAACCGATATTCTTGAAAACAGTCAATTTTATGCGTATGAGTGCGCAACTGCCATCCTTATTCTCTATTATCACGCCATCTTAAATACAATCGGGCCTAAACTTTTTAATGAATACTTTCAAGACTTGTTACTTTACAGCTGGCATTTTGATTCAGATCTTGTCATGCAATCTGTCTACACTTACTATACGATTCCTGGTGATGTTGTTTACTTTAAAAACCCTGATTTCAATCCACTGACCTATTGGTGGAGAGGTGAGAATGCCGTGGTGATGGGTGACGATTTGTATTTTGGGCACGGACTTGGAATAAAAGATGAAGCCTATATCATTGAGTTTTTGAATGGCACCAGAAAATTAGATGCTACTAAGCCCGCTTATCTGAGTGATTATGTTGCCCGCCCATCTTTTACACATTTGGCAAAGTTATTTTCGCAACAAAATAGACGAACCAAACACCAACATCCTGTCATTATCCACCGCAAGAATTCCATTTCCCTCGATCGGTATTTGTTCTACTTGTATCGATCTTACCTTCCTAATCAATAAAGGCCAGCTCCCACGTTGGAGCCGGCCTCTTTTATTTAGAATTTTGGACAAACCTCAATATTTCCAAAGCACGGTCTCCTTCTTTTCTAAGAAGTTCCTCCCATATTTGATCTCGTCGGCAATCCAGTTTAATAATATCATTAGCAAGTTTAAATGAATCAGTATTTAGAAACCCCTGCAACTTTATCTCCTCCCTTTTTCAATTAAATTCGTATATTCTTTTTTCAATTCACTTAACGTGTAGGTGGAAAGAACACTATGATTCATGAAAAAACCCGCATTAACAAGTTTGGTTATATAATACTCTTTGGCATCCTTGATAGCCTTGTTTAGTATCTTTGCCATTCCACTCACCTCTCTTTATTACAGTTTAATTAACATATAAGTTGAATTCTTTATTTCTGTCAGAAGTTATCACACGGAAAATATAAAAAACATCATTTAAGTGTAAGGTTTTCTTACAAACACACAGGAGTTCACGAAAGAAATGTACTATAATAACTGTAAGAGCTCTAGAATAGGATGTGAATGGCTATGACACAGGAAGATCCATCTTTGAAAGAGAGAAAAGTCATTTCAATTGGCACGGTACGCGATCTTACTGGTTTATCAGAAAGACAGATTAGATATTACGAGGAAAGAAAGTTAATCTTTCCTGCCAGATCAGGCTCGGGCATTCGCAAGTATTCCTTCTCTGATGTCGAAAGGCTGATGGAAATTGCCAATCAGATGGAAGAAGGCGTCCAGACTCATGAAATACGCAGAGAGTGGAAAAAGAAAGAAAAAGAGAATGAAAATTGGAAAAAACAAATGTTAAAAGGGCAAATACAAGCGCATTTTAAACAAAATAGAAACTAAGCATGATTATCTCCTTGGAGGAAATCATGCTTTTTTCTGTAACTGAATTTAATCTTAACGGAAAGGTTTGGTTATGCTACCATTAGCACATCAGGTTTTAAGTGGGGCGTGAAGTATGTTTGAATTATTGTTAACCATGTTAGAGCGACTTGGTATTATTGTAACCGTTGCTTTTATCATGACTAGGCTATCTTTCTTCAGACAGTTGATCAATCGGCAGCAAATTGATAGAAAACAGCAAGCATATGCTATTCTGTTTTTTGGCTTTTTCGGTATTATCGGTACTTATACTGGTCTCGCTTTTAGTACGGAAACATTAGGTTTCAATCGTTGGATCACGGAACTAAACGATTCAGAGGCAATTGCTAACTCCCGTGTGATAGGAATTGTGATGGCTGGTCTTCTCGGTGGATATAAAGTGGGAATTGGCGCAGGGTTGATTGCTGGTATACATCGCATGAGTCTTGGTGGTTTCACTGCTTTTTCATGTGGCTTTTCTGCTGTAGTAGCAGGCCTTTTGGCAGGTTTCATACGAAGCAAGTATAAGGGGAAAAGAATCAGCGTTGCAGTTGCGCTTCTGACCGGAGCATTAGCTGAATCCATTCAGATGGGCATCATTCTCCTTAGTTCTCAACCATTCTCGAAGGCTCTCGCCCTTGTGGAAAGTATCGGACTTCCCATGATTTTTGCTAACGGGGTTGGGTCTGCCCTCTTTTTCCTCATCATCTTAACCGTCATTAACGAAGAGGAAAAAGTGGGAGCAGTACAAGCTCAAAAAGCCTTGTCGCTAGCAGAGAATACATTGACACACCTCAGAAAAGGATTAACGCCGGAATCTGCTAAAGAGACGTGCAAGATAATTTATCGGGAAGTAAATGCCAGTGCT
This window of the Sutcliffiella horikoshii genome carries:
- the msrA gene encoding peptide-methionine (S)-S-oxide reductase MsrA → MMNKLEKATFAGGCFWCMVKPFDEQDGIEEVVSGYTGGHKENPTYKEVCSETTGHYEAVQITFNPEIFPYEKLLDVFWSQIDPTDAGGQFHDRGDSYRTAIFYHSNEQKEIAEKSKQDLNQSERFKDPIVTEILPAKPFYAAEEYHQDYYKKNPFRYKMYQAGSGRAAFIKDHWKKDKSEDLKKKLTPMQYEVTQNNGTEPPFKNEFWNHTEEGIYVDIVSGEPLFSSLDKYDAGCGWPSFTKPINKEQVKEEMDVSHRMVRTEVRSKEGDSHLGHVFEDGPVDKGGLRYCINSAALRFIPVSQIEQEGYGEYKKLFS
- a CDS encoding CobW family GTP-binding protein; protein product: MSKKVEVYILAGFLGSGKTTLLTQMLQQEQAENRKVAVVMNELGKVSIDSDSIPDETPLSELFDGCICCTIQEKLESTMQGLLLDKDLDAIYIETTGAAHPIEVLDTVLSPIFANKFSEARIITLLDVLRWKDRDNLSIQVKQLIREQVKHADMLILNKTDLVSESEVSNIVFELQSINPHASTLLTTYAKIPENSWKRTKQIEKGSHSSAHVKDSLHLKTFVYQFSNKIDLDEFEDWLRNLPDSVYRIKGYLTFDHSNSIYLFQYSYGTPLYLKELVKVPLNLVIIGENLDVELLKEQLQSLDKNKQ
- a CDS encoding protein-glutamine gamma-glutamyltransferase, whose amino-acid sequence is MIVINGESITESTLSNLEGLEKTIFQRLLNDSEVYSYDSMEELRFEIALRNNIVASAALMAQGEARFETFAGSQGNPAYWNITETGGFLLREDVNPSDAITDILENSQFYAYECATAILILYYHAILNTIGPKLFNEYFQDLLLYSWHFDSDLVMQSVYTYYTIPGDVVYFKNPDFNPLTYWWRGENAVVMGDDLYFGHGLGIKDEAYIIEFLNGTRKLDATKPAYLSDYVARPSFTHLAKLFSQQNRRTKHQHPVIIHRKNSISLDRYLFYLYRSYLPNQ
- a CDS encoding Fur-regulated basic protein FbpA, with amino-acid sequence MAKILNKAIKDAKEYYITKLVNAGFFMNHSVLSTYTLSELKKEYTNLIEKGRR
- a CDS encoding MerR family transcriptional regulator, whose translation is MTQEDPSLKERKVISIGTVRDLTGLSERQIRYYEERKLIFPARSGSGIRKYSFSDVERLMEIANQMEEGVQTHEIRREWKKKEKENENWKKQMLKGQIQAHFKQNRN